CTCACGCCTAGTCAGCCGTCCAGTCAGCCGATTCAGCCAAACAAACAAGAGATTCTCACGCCTAGTCAGccgtccagtcagccaaacaagggatagggggttCCAGAAATGGAATCTGTGTTTTATAAGGGGGGAatctaacaaaaaaatttaataggggGCAAACTCAAAACTCGCCCGACAGGGGGTGAATGTTATTTATCCCAAAAATAAATTCATGGATCCATAGTCTTTTATTCCATAATTTATCTTAACCTTCTAAATATTTCAATCTCCCTTTGACTATTAATGAAACCTGACAATTGCGAGGATCAAGTCAAATCTtatctaaaatattattttaatgcaTTGTTTTCTTCATTTTCCATCTAAATCTGACATTGTATCACTTATTCTTAAGAGTTATATCAATTGAAACATGAAAAAGTAGCTCGGAAGACTAAATTATCTGTTAGAAAACTTCATCACTTAGTATAAGGTAAGGTTCAAAAGGGTTGATCAAACCATAGGTGTGTTACGTGTTAGACAAGCGAGAATGTCAAATTTTCCACTTTGTTTAGGGTTTGCCAAATGTTAAACTCTATTAGTAATTAATACTATAAACTAATAATACCTAAATAActctataataaaattaattagataTGAAATATGTTgcatatgttatatatataattGAGAGTGTTATGTGATATGAGTGTAGAAATTAATGATGttgtttccttttaattgttatatttaattAATGGTTAAATATGGTTGTCATCTCTCCAAATATTCTAACAATCATTTTTAGTCTaaaaaaatttctttgaaaaacggtttttttaaactttttcgtCTCCAATTTTAGACTAAATTGTTAACTTTCTATGACAAAATTTGtggctgtcgctaccgcgaaaaataacagagtcgccactaatatatttatcccatcaagagaaagaatatcaCTAAACCTCAAATGAGCAAGAACAAGGTCTCACAATCAGAGAAAAGGGTacagaagtcggttacgcgaggagaAGGTATTAACATCGCTCACGTCTGTGTTACAAAACTACTTACTTGCTAGAGGAATGAAGTGCATGAATAAACTAAGGTTTTTGATAATTATTGTGCTCTCCAGAGTTTTCTGAACtctatgcctacgtacctccatggtgcaatggagaagtcagagcgtcGTAGTTGTGACGaacattttctgttttttttttatgtttgttgtgtgtgttttaGTGGAAAATTGTCCTTATGAATTGTTGTTGGTTTGTGTTTTGGTTGGGAGAATAATCTCAAGTGAATCCCTTAAACAAATGAGACTTGAGTCTTTCCTCCCTCTTTATGAAGTTTCAATCGTTATTAGGTATTTTATTATGGATTAGAGATTTTAGTCTTATTATATGCACATGGAGGACATACAAACTAAAGGGACCTCATTCCTATTTGTTGTCATGAAATGATGTACCTAAAGTTGAGATAAAGGGAATCCTACTTAATATAGTCGTGCTTGGATACAACTTTAAATTCTACTTAATTCTTCTTAATCAATAGAGAATCTGGAGCATGGCAATCACCAAGCAAAAGATAGCAAGGAGTAGTCTCAAGTGTTTAATCAAACACCTAAGCACAAGTAAAATCAAACATAGAGGTAATGATCTCATCTTGAGTACTTAACAAGTCTCAAGGAACAAAAGCCAAGGCTTAGAGGTAATGATATCCTCTGGAGTACTTAACAAGCCTCGAGGAACAAACCTAGAGATGATGACCTCCTCTCGAGTAATTAACAAGTCTCGAGGACCAAACATAGAGATAAAGACCTCCTCTTGAGTACTTAACAAGTCTCTAGGAACAAAAGCCAAGGCTTAGAGGTAACGACCTCCTCTCAAGTACTTAACAAGCCTTGAGGAACAAACATAGAGATAATGACCTCCTCTCGAGTACTTAACAAGTCTCGAGGACCAAACATAGAGATAAAGACCTCCTATCGAGTACTTAACAAGTCTCGAGGAACAAAATCCAAGGCTTATAGGTAATGACCTCCTCTCGAGTACTTAACAAGCCTCGAGGAACAAACATAGAGATAATGATCTCCTCTTGAGTACTTAACAAGTCTCGAGGAACAAACATAGAGATAAAGACCTCCTTTCGAGTACTTAACAAGTCTCGAGGAACAAACATAGAGATAAAGACCTTCTCTCGCGTACTTAAGAAGTCTCAAGGCAAAAACATAGAGATAAATACCTCCTCTTGAGTACTTAACGAGTCTTGAGGAATAAATATAGAGATAAAGACCTCCTCTCGAGTACTTAACAAGTATCAAGGACCATCTACTCTTAATCAAGAGAGACCACACAAATGAAACCTAGTCAAACATAATTTAACAATCAAGCATTCATTATATGAAAAAAAGGTTCACATATTCATTAGAACGAGCAATTAGGTAAACACCTAAACAATCATGGCATAACCCAAGTATGTAGCTCAAAGGAGCTCACAACATCCCACATATCATCATGGTGTTCATCATTTACAAGAGGTTAATAAACCCACACCAAGTTTCATATATCATGGAAAAAGAGCACAAACATGTCCATCTTATGACACTAAACATTTAGAGCATCAAATCACATATAACATGACATTAATAAGTGTCCAAAGACAAAACCCCCAAGGCCTCTAGCCATCTCCTAAGAGTATCCACTTAACAAAGCAACATGAAGTTCATCAACTCAAACATACAAGTTAACTAGTTCAAAGGCGTTTAGGTGACAAACAAGCCCTAATCCTTATCATGCAATCAAATTCCCAAGCAAGAGGCACACATTTCATGTCATGGCAGAAACTTGAATACATAATCAGGTTTCAAAGTTTAGCAAAACTTAAAGTATACAACCATTACGCAACCAAGTCAAATAGTGTGAAAAAAATCAAAGATAGATTTTCTAAAGCAGATGTTACCAAGAAATTGCACATCAAAGAGCAGCTGAGAAAGATTGCTTATCCAGAAACCACATATTTGAAACCTCCTTTGGAACTAGTTAAAACCAAATGTTCCCTTAAAAAGGTAAAACCGACACAAGATAAAAATTCAACGAAGTGGCCACCTTCATATTTTGAACATATTGATTCACATTTTCCGGATTCTCCAACttcaaaatcttaaaaaaaaatattcacaaggGTGCTCGCATTAGCAAACCACCTCTTTCACCAATGACGAAAATAATGTTCATTGAAGAAATGTTGATTTTATGCACAAACACATTGAGCAGATTGTAAATGTTAAGGAGGATGGTAATTGCGGTTATCGAATTGTATCTGACTGCCTCGGTAGAGGAGAGGAGAATCATTGTCTTGTCCGCCAACAACTTTGGAAAGAGTTGACGATGCATAGAGAATTATACACATCGCTATACGGGAAAAAAGAATATTTGGGTGCAATTCACGACGCTCTTACTCCTTGTGTTAGCggcccacaccattttcaaaatgGATGCGCTTCCCAAAAATGAGTCATCTTATAGCAACTACATATAACAGGGTGTGTATCGATCTGAGAAGATATGGCCCACCTAAAGATCCTTCCGTGCACATGATGTCTATTGGGTGGATTTCAAAATCGCTATATTTTATTGTGGTATATTTGAAACCGAGGTGTCCTATACCAAGTACATCGTTGGAGTGGACGACAGATTCCACAAAAGAGGCAGAAACTTGGTCGAGTCAAGGATTGTAATcgatattttttttaatgtattacTGTCAACGATGTAATATTGATAAAATTTAATAcacaaataatataaatttagcaATGATGGCGACAATGTTGATTGTTTcggttaataaattttttatacaacTTCTATTTATGCTCACAAAAATTGTCTATTTTTAATTCAGGggtgatttcggatatgcatatccagaTAAACTCatactaattttaaaataaatacatcAGGCCACTTttaggatatgcatatctgaaaacacTTTTTTCGCAAATAGTAGGGTTTATCCAAATATGCACCTCCGAAAAGTGCATGAATGACTGTATAAATTTTCTAAGGCCCAAGGTGATCCAAGACTTGTATAAATAGGATGTCTCTCATCCCatattttctacaaaacacacCACAATTAGAAAATGAATATATTTCCTCACCTTGGATTTGTACATTTCAATGGTGAGAAGTCACCACTTCAATTTAGGGTCACCAAAGACACACCTCTCGCCGCTCTGATATCCAAATTGAATTCTCTCTTGCGAtatcaagaaaatcaaagagttgtCAAGCTCGAGCATCGTTCACCCTCGTTTGACAGTGAAGAAAAGTTACAGTTCACCAACTTCGAACTGAAGACGGATGAAGATTTAGAGGTtatgtggtgtacttttcgctgTTATGCGACAAAGGGTCCGATTGAAAAGGATGCGAAGATTGCAAGATTCGTTGAAGATATTATCAATATGTTGCAACGTCTTGAACTACTCGTTTATAACAATATGTCAtgttaaatttatgttaatgaTTATCTATGTAATGTTGAGTGTTTTATTTTAATGTCTAGTTGTTGTGGTTCCTAGATCTTGCTCATACTGACTTTCAAATTCTCAGCTGCCATCTTATTTCCTTTCACTCTTGACTTTTCTGTCCCTCATCCTTAAGGATTCATGACTATtacaattaaaaacaaattacAAAACTTACTAATGATTAAGGATAAATTGCTAAGTTGCTTCCCTAATGCCGAATTAATCTATAATATGGAATTGCTTCCCTAGTCAGAAAACTATTGGCTCCtgttggaacatacaaatcaaattaaggtttctttaatggggaaaatgatcaattgaagaagatgaagattaaagaatgaatagaaaaatagagagagagtaattgagggtgagatagtgaattggcattaaccacaacacaggagtagtgagctccttatatagtacaagttacaaaatgattggaatgatttaaaacaccctaaaacaaacagaaaaacagttgggcttcagtgtaaccggttacggcaaacagcgtaaccggttacgcaaacgcAACATCTACAGTAAATCTGTTTTACGGGTTCGTAACCGATTACggtaacaggcgtaaccggttacgccaactgaagtgctaAAAACAGCAGTTTCAACAGCTCCAACTCAAATAATCTCCTCTTGAAACTCGGCCAATAACAAAAACTATAAAGAATCCAAGTCAAGCCAACGAGTTCGAGAACTATTGAACAATAGATTAACTGAATTTCCTAGCTTTTGAATTCTACCAATTCAAACATAACAACTTTGAACATTCAAGTATCTCCACAATGTGTCACAACAGTAGCATCAAACATATAGATACAAACATATAGGTACAAAATATACTTTCATTCATTTCCTTTGAAGAATGTTGAGATAGTACAAAACAAATGTACAATTATACATTGATTCTAATCATGTTACAATCCAAATGCTATATATGTAAACAGAGAAGTTTGCCAAAttcaaaaaaagaataaaaacaaaGTTGGTTCCTAAATTAAAAGGAACCAAACATACTAATTAATCTATACCAACTTATAGTAACAATTGTTGGCGGATATCAAAACCTCATAGCCCTTGCTACATGGACACTTGAAAGTAAGACTTAAACATTTTTCAGCCCACTCTACTCTCACAGCTTCTTCAACATCTTCCCCCAATTCATCCTACAAAACACAATAAATTCATCATAAGGCATATGCATAGTTCTAATTTGCTAACACATCGCAACCGCGCATTGCAACTATATTAGTCCATATATCAAGAATCAAACTTCACATATCATGATAACAGCAATTAATTATGCTCATGGAAAAAAGATACTATAACTTTCCTTCGAAAAATGTTCGCAAAATGTGGCAAAAACCACAATTTAAAATCGATTAAAGACCTAAATATATTGAAGATAACTATAGAAGGCCAATCACAATCCGTGATCAAAACATCAATAACATTGCATTGTAGCAAGATAAGCATCAATAACTTGTGATAGTTCTAAGTTGTGTTCTGCGATATAATGATTTCTAAGGCCTCCGCAATGACATTGCAATAGCGATTGCGGCTGCCTTTATCCCCCATTTTACCGCAATTGCGACCCAAGCATAATTTAAAATCGATTAAAGACCTAAATATATCGAAGCTAACAACAGAAGACCAATCAGAAACATATACTTGAGATAGGACTTTGTTCTCTTCAACCACAATAGAAAACAAATTCATCAAAAAACAACACTTAATCTCTCAAGCATATGCATAGTTTTAACTCAAAAACACATCGCAACCGCAATTGCAATTATATTCGTCAATCTCGTTTGAAATTTTCTACTATATATGATAACAGCAATTTATTATGCTTATGGGAAAAATGTACTATAAATTTCCTTCGAAAATTCACAAAATGCAGCAACATAAGCATCAATAACTTGTGATAGTTCTAAACTGTTTTATGAACTCGCGACCACAAATTTATAATCGACAACAGAAGACTAATCACAGCCAAGATCAAAATATTTACCTGAGATAGGACTTTGTCCTCTTCAACCACAGGAGATTGCTCTTTCTCTTCTTGTTCctcttcttgttgttgttgttcttcttccacttcttcatcttcttctttcatAACCTCATCCCACCATTGTTTCATTTCTTTCAAACGATCCTTCATCCTTTTAAGCCTCTGCAATCAATCACAAAAACAGCGAAAACCCATGATTCcaaatccaaaaaaatcacattttttccaAAGAATTAAACCAAACAAAGAAAACCCATGATTCCAAAtccaaaaaaattgaatttttccatcaaagaaaaccctaaaatccatAAAAGATTAAACTTTCACAAAGAAACATAACAGTTAAACCTACCATTGAATCAGCGGGTGCTGATTCTTCCGAACTCAAAGCACGAGAAACCGATTTAGCATCAGCAGACAAACACCTCCTCAAGTTGGGATGCAGAGGAGGCAAACCAGCCCCTTTCACCATTGGAGTCACAGCAGACTGCTCCGGATTAGAAATGCAGCGGCGGAGAACATTGCCATGGAGACTGAAAGGAAGTGTAATGGCAGAGAAGCCATTACGGGTGAAATCCTCCTGGTCGAAAGAATGCTTCTTGGCGGATCGTTCGAGGGTTGAAGATGAAGGCGGTGAGCGGCGTTTGGTTGAAGAAGAATGCTGTTTGTGATGGTGGTGGTGGGTTGAGGTGGAAGAGCTGTTGGGATTCAGCATTGAGTAAAGATCGTTGTTTTCTTGTTGGTTGTGAGAATTTGGGATCAAAATGTGATCTTCTTGAttctgaagatgatgatgaagatcacCCATTGTTTTGAATTCTGGATTTTTCGTTTTCGCTCTGtgaagttttgatttttttttttctctGTGAGTGTGAGTGGGAAAGAGGATTGAAAAAAGAGGGAAAATTGGGGTTAAATAAGGGGGGTTTTGATGTGATGGTTTGTGGCGGTTTTCGGTTCTAACGGTTTTTGGTGGGGTAGTTGAAATTTTTGTTTACAATAATATTAAGTAAACGATTTTTTCatgaaacaaaaattaaatttgagCATTTATTAATATTCTCTTAAGGCGTTGTTTGTTTTATGgagaatattaaatattaaattaaatatattcttTTAAAGAGACCACACTTAAGGAGAGTATAAGGTACATGTTGAAGTTAAATCTATCATATGGAAgatttggaaagaaaaaaaaaatacaaattggcCTCCAAAGTTTGCAAACAATGAAGGTAGGCATCTCTCTAACAGAAATTCAAGAGAAATAACCTGTCTGACTGTTAGAAAAGAATGTGTATCTATTCACCAAATCCCTTTAGACATGTTGGCACTAACGTCAATATTATTTATCATCGCCTTAGCTCTCGACACCACTGTCAAATTGGTAATACGAAAAAGGAAAAGATAAGAGAAACAAGGAGAATAGCCGCAATGAAAAGGTCAAGAAGCTGAAGGTGGCGAGATTCATAAGCGAGATTAAATATCCCACTCGACTCGTCAATATTGTAAAGGTGAGAAAGTATGTGGGAAAATGGAGAATATGTGTGGATTTCACTGATCTTAACTCGGCTTGCCATAAAGCTCTTTTCCCACTATACATCATAAATATGTTAATTGATGCTTCATAAGGGTATAAGACATTAAGCTTCATATAAACTTACTCGAGTTATAACCATATCAAGCTGCGTTAGTTGGAAGCCCCCAAAACAACCTTCGTGATCAACAATTGTAACTACTTATATGAGGTGATGACATTTGGCCTCAAGAACGTCGATGTACCTATTATAGGTTGATTGAAATAGTATTCGCATAATATATAGGGAGAAACCTTGAAATATACATAGACGACATGATCGTAAATACTTAGCTAAAATTTTGAATTTAGTCCGGAGATATAACATGTGCCTAAACCAAACAAAATGCTCGTTTAACATCCATGcaggtaaactcttaggttttatATTAACATGAAGAGGGATAAAGCCTAACCTTGACATGTTCTGAACTATAATCGACATAAGGATCCCATCCATGATGAAAAGTTTGGTACCTTCAAAAGCATCTAATCACTCTTAAAAGAGCATCAACATTGGTATGAGTTCATCTATCATGATTGGCATCAACATTGGTACTTACAATTGTGAAGAAGATAAATGTCTAAATATATGCTATTATATATTTTCATCTAATCATTGTATCTATCTTGATGCATCTTTCCCTATAgtaatttgatttagatttattctctttcttctttttgatAATGTAAAAAGGGGAATATGAAGTATGGTTGtttttgttcatttttatttCAGGATACCAAAGCTTGAATTGCAAAACAAAGAGGAGAGATATACAAGATAATGGGAGTATCAAATGTCGGAAAAAAAATCCCATCCATatattttgtcatcataaaaaaaagAATACTATGAAGAAGATATAAATCCTCTATTGAAAGTAATTTTGAtgacaacaacaattatcaaagaagatgaagaataaaaGTGGGATGCCAAAATATCTTTCAAAGATGAGGATATCCAAGAGAATAATCACGCTAATGGATTATCATTAAGATTCATTACAATTCATGATATAATACTTTAAATGCTCAGAAATCTCATATGACCAATCCATAAAAAACATGCTTGCATCTTCTTACATGATCATATTTGAAGCAATGCATTTTAAAACTCATTTTTTTTAGCAAAATTAATGATGGTATTTAAATACCATATATCATAATTTGATTATTGCTCCCAAGTATCCCTAGCTCAACAAGCTTCTATTCAACTTCTCCTTTGTTTCGCTTCAATTTCGATAGACAATGACTTTATATCCTATACCTCTCCTCATGTGTTTCAATCTCAATCAAATTGTCGTTTGCATCACACTCTCTAGTAAACATGACCATCCAAATGTAAAATGAAAAAGATATGAAAGTATAAGAGGGAACTACGATAAAAATTCGTTGGTAAAATGTTGAATTTGTAAACATAAGCGAATTGGTAGACGAGAATAATTGTTACAAGAAATGATTACTAAGTGAATAAGCaatgaaaattagaaaaaatgaTCATATATTTATAAACTAAAAATACATCGTTATATATATTGTAAGATCGACTAAACAAACTTTTTAAACTATTAAAGAAagattcattatattctttctaccaaattatatttttcacatattttcatTCATTAAAATTGTCGTGTATCGATTTATTTTTTACTAAACTAAATTGTCGTGGATTGAAATATTCTCTTTAAATATTTCATCATTATCCATAActttttttaatatcaaaatttttttaatttaaaattatttcaaattaaaaaaatcttcGTGTTTTAGCAAACATTAAATATAGTTGACCACCATATTGAAAATATAAAATGTCTTGAAAACTATTATTCGTATATCGCAACTATATTTTGCATTACTGATTTTTCATTTCCTAATTCTATTTTTAAGTTATAGAAAAAAAGTAAACAAATTAACCAAATAAAATCTATTTCTtaatatataacaaaaaaaaaaaactgtttccTTGACagaattaattaaaatacttgaTTTGTTAAATTGCCTAAGAAATATACTAGTATGTATTTAGTCTATATTATAGATTAATACATTTGTTATTAGTAAATTCCAAAATTTGTTATTTAACAaaccaatttatttatttttgttattaataaacttaaaaactgaaaaatattttcatatttaaaacTGAGTATTTTTAATTTCCAATTACAATTTGAATCCATTTCAGAATTCAGATTCTTCACACAAAAGATAATAGCAAAACCATAACAGTGACTTCACCTAAACCAAAATCAATTAAGTGATTAAACTAATAAGCactttttttaattcaattttattctcagcttcttcttcatcttcattcattcaatttcaatttcctACCATGGGAATGCGTAGTACTTCTCCTCCTATttcgtcttcttcttcatcttcttcctgtTGCTCTCGTTTCTGGTCATCGGCGCTCCGATCCAAACGCTTGGTATCTCCGGCGGAGAAGGCAGCTCGCGATAGCTCCGGCCATGGTCTCTCCCGTCGGCTCGGTGTATTCGACCTTATCCTCCTCGGGATCGGAGCTTCCATCGGAGCCGGTATCTTCGTCGTCACCGGCACCGTTGCTCATGACGCCGGACCTGGTATGAGCTGAATTTTGATTGAACACGTGTTGAATTATTTGtcgttaatattattattacgtGAAATTGTGATTGAATGTAAATATTTATGCAGATTGAAGTATtggattatttattttaattattttatgttgatttttaattttattgaattttcttCTGTAATAGTGTATGCAGTATTTTGAGCTGAAAGTGAACTCTACACTAGAAATCACACACATGACACTAGTTATGAAACACAGACACCAGACACGATACTGATACTGACACATTATTGATTGTgataataatttgagaaaatgaGAGTAGTGTCGGATATTGACATTAGTCGTACACTAGACATGTCTTAAATCTGAAGTGTCGTTGCTGCATAGTATATGAGTCATTTACAACACAAATACCTAGCCCCTAGGGGTTGGTCGGTTGGTGAAGACTTGAGacctgagagtgtgctcctcttaaGGTTTCAGGTTCGAATTCTGGTAAGTGCTAACAATTCCTGTGTTAGGTCAGTCCATACAGAGATTTGCTTTGGCTTTAAACGAGTCCCGGGTTGGTCTTTATCGGATTAGTCGGTTCTATACCGAGTTGGTATTCAAATTCTAAAAGTAGAGGTAAAAGAATTGGAGGATGGGTTGGCTAAAAGGATATTGATTAGAACTTGTAATGGTTATTTTTGTTATTACAGTTCTGAACTTTGTAGCTTATTCATGGTTTTTTTATGTTGTAGGGGTAACAATAAGTTTTATACTTGCTGGAGCATCCTGTGTTATAAATGCACTCTGTTatgctgagct
The Vicia villosa cultivar HV-30 ecotype Madison, WI linkage group LG6, Vvil1.0, whole genome shotgun sequence genome window above contains:
- the LOC131611144 gene encoding DNA polymerase delta subunit 3-like produces the protein MGDLHHHLQNQEDHILIPNSHNQQENNDLYSMLNPNSSSTSTHHHHHKQHSSSTKRRSPPSSSTLERSAKKHSFDQEDFTRNGFSAITLPFSLHGNVLRRCISNPEQSAVTPMVKGAGLPPLHPNLRRCLSADAKSVSRALSSEESAPADSMRLKRMKDRLKEMKQWWDEVMKEEDEEVEEEQQQQEEEQEEKEQSPVVEEDKVLSQDELGEDVEEAVRVEWAEKCLSLTFKCPCSKGYEVLISANNCYYKLV